CTGTGGACCCGGGAGCTTGTGGTGGAGGAGCTGAGCCTGGAGGAGAGGAGGGCCCGTCTGCCGGACCCCGGCGCGGGGGAGGGCGAGGCGGATGGCGAGCCGGTGGCGGCGCTGGTGCGGGTGCGGCACGGGCCCACATTCTACCGGTTCCACGGCGCTGTGGTCTCGTATCCTAGCCCCTGGAGGCTCGTGGCGAGCATCGCGCGGCGGCTGAGCCTGGCCACGGGGATCGACTACCGGCCACTGGCGCGCCGGCTGCAGCCGTGCCTAGAGCTGGCTGTGGACCGGACGAGGCGGGTGAGGATACGGCTCAGCCACGGTGCGGAGCCGCCGGTGTTCACCGGCGAGGCTCTCTACCACGCTGTGTGCCCCAGGGGCCTGGCCTCGGCGCTCCAGAGGCTCCTCGAGGCCGGCGTCTACACGGGTGCTGGGGCGAGCCCCGGCCTCGGCCTAGGCGAGATACACGCCGTGGACCTGGGGCCTCCGCGGCACCGGGCCCCGCCGGCCCTCGAGCCCTGGACCGAGGAGCAGGAGGAGCCCAGCGGCGCCGAAAAGGAGGCCCGGCCAGCATAGGTATCTGCTTGGCCGGGGCTTGTTCTGGCGCTTTGGCGCAGGGTCTATCCCAGCCTGGTAGGCTTTGGGGCGCAGGCGTAGCTCCGCGTCCTGGACACCAGGCTCTAGAGCGGCGCCATGGCCTGGGGCGGTGCTGCTAGGACCAGGGTCTCCGGCCCTCTCTCGGGCAGGCGGGCGAGCCTCAAGGGAGAAGCCGGGGGACACCCATATAGAGCACCCTGGCGGCACAGCATTTGATGGTACAGCTCCTTCCCGGTCCATCTCAGCTCGTGTAGTAGGGGCGGGGTGCTGCTGGTGACTGCTGTTGCCGTGCTAGACGCTTTGACCAGGGAGGCTAGGCTGTTGAGGGCTAAGCTAAGAGTCTACGATGCTAGGATACGCGAGCTAGAGGAGAAGCACAGAATGAGCTCTGACGAGTTCCTCGCCGGGTTCGAGAGAGGAGAGCTGGGGGACGACGAGGACTACTTCCTCTGGTGGAGCTACCTGAGGGCCAGGGCAACGATAGCTGAGAGGCTAAAGGAGCTTGAGAAGGAGATACGGAAGCTTCAGGGACTACGCTAGCTGGTTCCACGACGTTATCAGCTCGTTTGGAGAGGCCATTGTAGACTATAGCATATCCATCGAGGAGGTTACTCCCTCGGAGGGGCTCATCCGGGGAGTCATAGTGTTCCTCGACGGCTCTAGGCTCCGTTTCCTCGAGTACGTCTCTATCACCGGAGGCAACGCGGCCAGGCTCAAGTATAGGTATCACTACGAGGACCCGGATGGCAGGCTGGTCTTCCGCTACGATAATGCGCCGCACCACCCCGAGGTGGAGACGTTCCCGCACCACAAGCATCTGGGCGACGGCAGGGTAGTCGCATCCATTGCTCCCTCGATAAGGAGCGTCCTGGAGGAGATACTAGACCTCATACCGGTCTAGCGCGGCGCTGGAGACACGGCACTGTGTATTGCCATCCGCGTTCTCTACGCCATGGAGCTGGGTTTAGTGTTGTGTTTCTTTCCGTAGTGGTAGTAGTGCTAGGAGGACTGCTGTGGAGACGGCTAGTGTCCAGAAGGGCGCGGGTAGGCCTAGTAGTAGCGGCTTGGCGAGTGCCTTCACCCCGTAGGCTATCGCTGCCGCGGTTGCTAGGGCGGCGCCGGAGGCCATCGAGGCGAGTGCTGCCTGCCAGCGGCCCCGTGCTAGCTCGGGCTTCGCCCACGCGAGGATGGTGGCGGGCGCGGTGGAGAGGAGTATGGCGGAGGACAGCACGGATAGCGCTACTATGAAGCCTATCCTGGCTAGTGCTAGGGCGCTAGCGGCGGCTATGAGCACTGCTACCACGGCTGCTCCGAGGAGTATCTCTGCTCGCTCGCTGGGCCTCCGGGCCCTCGGCGCGTAGAGGTCTCTTACGACGCTGCTCGCCACGCTGAGCGCTATGGAGTCCGCTGTGGAGACGGCTGCCGCTACTATGCTGGTGAACACTATCGCCGAGAGCAGCGGCGGCGCGTGGGCTAGGAGTGTCGGCGTCACGGCGTCTCGGCGCTCTATGGGGGCTAGTAGGCCGGCTTCGCTGAGGCTCCGGGCAAGCAGCCCCGTGAGGGTGACTGCTACTGTGTACGCGAGCCCGAACACGGCGAACCAGACCACCATGCCCCTGAGCGCCTTTGGGCTCCTGGGCATGAAGAGCCGCTGGACCGCCTGGGGGTTCGTGGCGGCGAAGAACATCCATGGTAGCGTGAAGCCCAGGAATACGCTGGGCTGCCAGAACTCGGTTAGGCCTAGCAGCCCCTTCTCGCCCAGCAGCCTGGTGGCGCCGTCGAAGCCGATGCTGCCGGCTACCCAGCCTGCTAGCCACGCTAGGAGGAGGGACGCCGAGGCTATCATCCATAGGCCCTGGAGGGCGTCGGTGACGGCTACGCTCCATACACCGGCTACGAGCGTCCAGGCGATCATCACCGCCGCGCCGAGGGCCACGCCGTAGAGGTAGGCGGCGTCGCTGCCCGCTAGGCCCGCCACGGCCTCGGCTATGCCCTTGACCTGGGCGCTCATGTAGGGCACGAGGGCGTAGAGGTACACCACCGCTACGGCGGCTGCTAGCTTCTTGGAGCCGTAGAGGTCGCCGAGCATCTCGGCCGGGCTTATCCACCGCCTCTCCCGGGCCAGGGCCCATACCCTTGGGGCGAAGAGGGAGAGGAGGAGCATCGTGCCCACGAAGTAGACGAGCTCGAAGCCCAGCGCCCCGGTGCCGGTCGAGTATGCGAACCCTACGAGCCCGACTATCATGAAGGCGCTGTACGTGGTAGCCGCGTAAGTCATCGCTGCCAGGAAGGTGCCTAGCCGGTAGCCCGCGACGTAGTAGTCCTGGCTACTCCTGACACCGGCCCGCCGCGCAGCCACGGCTAGCAGTGTGCCGACCAGCATGTAGAGCGCGAGCACGGCTAGGCCAAGGGACACCGCCATCCCGTCGGCCACCCCTCCCCTGCTCCCGGGGGCTACTGCGCGGGGGCCTCCCCCGCGGTGCGTGCTGCTAGCCTGGCAAGGGCGTAGGCCGAGTAGGCCGCCGCCACTGCTACCCAGTAGACGTAGAGGCTCCAGTCGCGCGCATCCCCTAGCACCGTGTAGGGCACCAGGTACATCGCTGCGAGGGCTGCTAGGCCAGCGGCGGCGTCGAGTAGCCAGCCCCCGGGCATGTCCCCATCCACCGCGAACAGTTGTTCGGTAAACTAAACCCCTAAAAACTCGCCGGCGCCACCATCCACGAGGGCCCCAGGCAGGGGGAACCCTTAAGACCAAGGATGCCACCTCTACCTAGTGCCCTCGGTGCACAGCCACAAGCGCTAGGCTAGAACCATGGGGGCCGGTAGTAGGGGCTCGCTGAGGCATAGGCTGCTAGGACTAGTCGCAGCCGAGCCCGGGCTCAGCGTATCGGAGATAGCCGCCAGGCTAGGCGCGTCCAAGAGCACGGTATCGGTGCTCGTCCGGAGGCTCGAGGCCGAGGGGCTCCTACGCCGGGTCCGCCGGGGCTCCATGGTCCTCGTCTACCCCGCCCAGGGGGCAGCCGGCGGCAGCAGCCCAGCCGGGGCGGAGGCTCGGCGGCTCCGGCTCGGCATAGTGAGGGCGGCCGAGTACCCCTTCATAGCCCACCTCGCCAAGGCGCTTAGGCACCGCGGCGTAGAGCTAGAGGTAGTGGTCTACGACAACGGGCTAGACGCGTCCTTCGACCTGGTATCGGGCAGGCTAGACCTGGCGCTCGCGCCGCTGCCAACCCAGGTCCTCTTCTACGCGCTCACGGGGCGGCTCCGCATAATAGGCGGCGGCGCCTACGGCGGAGCCTACGTCCTCGAGTCCCGGGCCGCCAGGGGCCACACCGCCTACACGACGCGCGCGTCCACGATGGAGCTCTGCCTCAACACCAGCGGCGTAGTGGACTACGCCGAGGCCGTGGTCTACGCCGGGGCCGGGCACGGTATAGAGGAGGCCCTGGCCAGGGGCCGGGCACGGTACGCTGCGCTCTGGGAGCCCTACGCCAGCCAGGCCCTCTCCAGGGGAGACGTCAGAGTAGTCGCGGCCTGCAGCGACCTAGGTGTGGAGAACTGCTGCACACTAGCAGCCAACCCCGACAGGCTAGGCCCGGAGCAGCGGAGCCTCATAGCCAGGCTGTACAGCGAAGCGCTCGCCGAGTACCAGCGGAGGCCAGACGCCATGCTAGAGTGGTACTCGGGCCTCACCGGTATACCCGTGGACACGCTACGCCGGGTACAGGCGAGCTACAGGATAGCCCACGAGGTGAACCCGGCCACGGCCGAGAGGATCCTGGAGCGCGCGGGCATGAGGATGCCACGGCCAGCCCTCGTCAGGGAAGCAGTAGAGCAGCCATAACAGCCCCCGGGCGCGTGATGCCAGGCACGGTGCTCC
The window above is part of the Pyrodictium abyssi genome. Proteins encoded here:
- a CDS encoding toxin-antitoxin system TumE family protein, with protein sequence MRRRYGSFRDYASWFHDVISSFGEAIVDYSISIEEVTPSEGLIRGVIVFLDGSRLRFLEYVSITGGNAARLKYRYHYEDPDGRLVFRYDNAPHHPEVETFPHHKHLGDGRVVASIAPSIRSVLEEILDLIPV
- a CDS encoding sodium:solute symporter family protein, which produces MAVSLGLAVLALYMLVGTLLAVAARRAGVRSSQDYYVAGYRLGTFLAAMTYAATTYSAFMIVGLVGFAYSTGTGALGFELVYFVGTMLLLSLFAPRVWALARERRWISPAEMLGDLYGSKKLAAAVAVVYLYALVPYMSAQVKGIAEAVAGLAGSDAAYLYGVALGAAVMIAWTLVAGVWSVAVTDALQGLWMIASASLLLAWLAGWVAGSIGFDGATRLLGEKGLLGLTEFWQPSVFLGFTLPWMFFAATNPQAVQRLFMPRSPKALRGMVVWFAVFGLAYTVAVTLTGLLARSLSEAGLLAPIERRDAVTPTLLAHAPPLLSAIVFTSIVAAAVSTADSIALSVASSVVRDLYAPRARRPSERAEILLGAAVVAVLIAAASALALARIGFIVALSVLSSAILLSTAPATILAWAKPELARGRWQAALASMASGAALATAAAIAYGVKALAKPLLLGLPAPFWTLAVSTAVLLALLPLRKETQH
- the cas6 gene encoding CRISPR system precrRNA processing endoribonuclease RAMP protein Cas6, which produces MALEAVFYVARVVFRPLRRVALTAWSGVYAGRAVYESLNRAGIVLDRGGLFRVSPVYPLGSRAPVGGFLAPGERYWFRAVFWGAPGSASGQQLARGLMAGLGLWTRELVVEELSLEERRARLPDPGAGEGEADGEPVAALVRVRHGPTFYRFHGAVVSYPSPWRLVASIARRLSLATGIDYRPLARRLQPCLELAVDRTRRVRIRLSHGAEPPVFTGEALYHAVCPRGLASALQRLLEAGVYTGAGASPGLGLGEIHAVDLGPPRHRAPPALEPWTEEQEEPSGAEKEARPA
- a CDS encoding MarR family transcriptional regulator, coding for MGAGSRGSLRHRLLGLVAAEPGLSVSEIAARLGASKSTVSVLVRRLEAEGLLRRVRRGSMVLVYPAQGAAGGSSPAGAEARRLRLGIVRAAEYPFIAHLAKALRHRGVELEVVVYDNGLDASFDLVSGRLDLALAPLPTQVLFYALTGRLRIIGGGAYGGAYVLESRAARGHTAYTTRASTMELCLNTSGVVDYAEAVVYAGAGHGIEEALARGRARYAALWEPYASQALSRGDVRVVAACSDLGVENCCTLAANPDRLGPEQRSLIARLYSEALAEYQRRPDAMLEWYSGLTGIPVDTLRRVQASYRIAHEVNPATAERILERAGMRMPRPALVREAVEQP